A DNA window from Macadamia integrifolia cultivar HAES 741 chromosome 4, SCU_Mint_v3, whole genome shotgun sequence contains the following coding sequences:
- the LOC122077171 gene encoding xyloglucan glycosyltransferase 4 — MDNPNNYSVLDINGDGQSVFPEKPKSKNTKQFAWVLLLRAHRAVSCFSWLGTSFFAILAAARKRIVFSRRKEEPKNRGRLLRIVKLLLLVSMSALVLDVIAHLKGWNLGLIQPFEIRSSLHWSYLAWLSFRADFIAPMATTISKSCIVLFLVQSLDRILLCFGWFWIKYKNLKPMVEENAYDPEDSSGFPMVIVQIPMCNEREVYAHSISAACQLDWPSDRLLIQVLDDSDEETTELLIREEVSAWKQKGVNIIYRHRLIRTGYKAGNLKSAMACDYIKDYEFVAIFDADFQPNPDFLKLTIPHFKDNPELGLVQARWSFVNKDENLLTRLQNINLSFHFEVEQQVNGIFLNFFGFNGTAGVWRIKALEDSGGWLERTTVEDMDIAVRAHLNGWKFIFLNDVRALCELPESYEAYKKQQHRWHSGPMQLFRLCLPSIITSKISIWKKANLIFLFFLLRKLILPFYSFTLFCIILPLTMFIPEVELPTWVICYLPILMSLLNILPAPKSFPFLVPYLLFENTMSVTKFNAMVSGLFQMGSAYEWDVTKKTGRSSESDLLGMAEVALKSSNQQKLHDRRVSESDLAVSIKLHKHEKIPLRNKKNKLYRKELVLAFLLLTASARSLLSAHGLHFYFLLFQGLSFLVVGLDLIGEQMH; from the exons ATGGATAATCCCAACAATTACTCTGTACTAGACATCAATGGCGATGGTCAATCAGTGTTTCCCGAGAAACCCAAAAGTAAGAACACCAAGCAGTTTGCATGGGTTCTTCTCCTACGAGCTCACAGAGCTGTTTCATGTTTTTCCTGGTTAGGGACAAGTTTCTTCGCAATCCTTGCGGCAGCGAGGAAACGAATTGTCTTCtcgagaagaaaagaagaacccAAAAACAGGGGAAGATTGTTGAGGATTGTAAAATTACTTCTTCTTGTTTCAATGTCAGCTCTCGTCTTAGATGTCATTGCCCATCTCAAAGGCTGGAATTTAGGCCTAATCCAACCTTTTGAGATTCGGAGTAGTTTGCATTGGTCTTATCTGGCTTGGCTATCATTCCGAGCCGATTTTATTGCTCCAATGGCTACAACAATCTCGAAATCCTGTATCGTTctatttttggttcaatctctCGATCGGATACTGCTCTGTTTTGGGTGGTTCTGGATTAAATATAAGAATTTGAAGCCCATGGTAGAAGAAAATGCATATGACCCAGAGGACTCTAGTGGATTCCCTATGGTTATTGTTCAAATTCCAATGTGCAATGAGAGAGAG GTATATGCACATTCAATCTCTGCTGCATGCCAGTTGGATTGGCCAAGTGATCGGCTCCTAATTCAGGTCCTAGATGACtcagatgaagaaactacagagctTCTAATCAGAGAAGAAGTCTCTGCATGGAAGCAGAAAGGGGTGAACATAATCTACAGACACCGACTCATCAGAACAGGTTACAAAGCAGGCAATCTAAAGTCAGCCATGGCATGTGATTACATCAAAGACTATGAGTTCGTTGCAATATTTGATGCTGATTTCCAACCCAATCCAGATTTTCTTAAATTAACAATCCCACACTTCAAG GACAATCCTGAGTTGGGTCTTGTTCAAGCCCGGTGGTCTTTTGTGAACAAAGATGAGAATTTGCTAACAAGGCTCCAGAACATAAATCTAAGCTTCCACTTTGAGGTAGAGCAGCAAGTAAATGGCATTTTCCTCAACTTCTTTGGGTTCAATGGAACTGCAGGTGTGTGGAGAATAAAGGCACTTGAGGATTCAGGAGGTTGGCTTGAGAGAACCACTGTTGAGGATATGGATATTGCGGTTCGGGCTCACTTGAATGGATGGAAGTTCATCTTCCTCAATGATGTTAGGGCGCTCTGTGAATTACCAGAGTCTTATGAAGCTTACAAGAAACAACAGCATCGTTGGCATTCGGGTCCAATGCAGCTCTTTAGATTATGTCTTCCCAGTATCATCACCTCCAAG ATATCAATTTGGAAGAAGGCTAACTtgattttcctcttcttcctactGAGGAAACTGATTCTTCCATTCTACTCCTTCACACTGTTCTGCATTATCCTTCCATTAACAATGTTTATACCAGAGGTTGAATTACCTACATGGGTGATCTGTTACTTGCCCATATTGATGTCCCTTCTGAACATCCTACCTGCCCCAAAATCATTTCCTTTCTTGGTTCCATACCTACTGTTTGAGAACACAATGTCCGTGACAAAATTCAATGCAATGGTGTCAGGGCTATTTCAGATGGGGAGTGCTTATGAATGGGATGTGACAAAGAAGACAGGGAGATCATCTGAATCAGATTTATTAGGGATGGCTGAGGTGGCATTGAAGTCTTCTAATCAACAGAAGCTCCATGACAGAAGAGTATCTGAATCTGATCTAGCAGTGTCAATTAAATTACATAAACATGAAAAGATCCCATtaagaaacaagaagaataaaCTCTACAGAAAGGAGCTTGTGCTTGCATTTCTTCTACTCACTGCATCTGCAAGAAGCCTATTATCAGCTCATGGtttgcatttctatttcttGTTGTTTCAAGGTCTGTCATTTCTTGTTGTTGGCTTGGACCTGATTGGAGAACAGATGCATTGA
- the LOC122075530 gene encoding protein LSM12 homolog has translation MAMDSSYGEEFAVGCFLSIKTTLGDEFEGQIITFDRLSNILVLQEDSKMGPRRNIRLLKANYIKEFNLMGQAEDPLDLKKCYLDLASLQAREEAAIRQAEIEAERIGIGVTSEAQSVFDALSKTLPVHWDKTIIVVMNEVRVCSPYLPENVIGGTPAANERVKKVLEFERKRLQARGPSQ, from the exons ATGGCTATGGATTCGAGCTACGGCGAAGAATTCGCAGTTggctgctttctttccattaagACCACGTTGGGGGACGAGTTTGAGGGTCAAATCATCACCTTCGATAGGCTTTCCAACATTCTAGTTCTTC AAGAAGATTCGAAAATGGGCCCTCGTCGAAACATTCGGCTTTTGAAGGCGAACTATATTAAAGAATTCAACCTAATGGGTCAAGCTGAGGATCCTCTTGATCTTAAGAAATGTTATCTCGATCTTGCGAGTCTTCAAGCAAGGGAGGAGGCTGCTATAAG GCAAGCAGAGATAGAGGCCGAGAGGATTGGGATTGGGGTTACCAGTGAGGCCCAGAGCGTTTTTGATGCGTTGTCTAAGAC GCTTCCAGTTCACTGGGACAAGACCATCATTGTGGTGATGAATGAAGTTCGCGTTTGCAGTCCGTATCTCCCTGAAAATGTAATTGGCGGAACCCCTGCTGCCAATGAGCGGGTGAAGAAAGTG CTAGAATTTGAAAGGAAGAGGTTGCAAGCTCGTGGTCCAAGCCAGTGA